A window of the Diceros bicornis minor isolate mBicDic1 chromosome 28, mDicBic1.mat.cur, whole genome shotgun sequence genome harbors these coding sequences:
- the LOC131393622 gene encoding lipocalin-1-like, with protein MKTLFLIISLSLFAALQAQDPLALGEETPDVSGKWYLKAVTTDQEIPGKRPELVTPMTLTALEGGNLEVKTSILVSGQCREMKLVLEKTDKPGKYTAYGRKFVAYILPSHVKDHYILYWEGELQGKQIRGAKLVGRDPENNQGALEDFKTFTRDRGFNLEIFTLKQSGQKTLAGSLERPPLHTRGNRTEACLAPAILCPLRVPLEPAREGTSKFATLEMNPKRAQKRPKETGSDFSYVTLFLCTCRAFTATQ; from the exons ATGAAGACCCTGTTCCTGATCATCAGCCTCAGCCTCTTTGCTGCCCTGCAGGCCCAGGACCCCCTGGCCTTGGGCGAAGAGACCCCGGAT GTGTCAGGGAAATGGTATCTGAAGGCCGTGACCACAGACCAGGAGATTCCTGGAAAGAGGCCGGAGTTGGTGACCCCCATGACCCTCACGGCCCTGGAGGGGGGAAACCTGGAAGTCAAAACGAGCATACT GGTGAGCGGTCAGTGCCGGGAGATGAAACTGGTCCTGGAGAAAACCGACAAGCCCGGCAAATACACGGCCT ACGGGCGCAAGTTCGTGGCGTACATCCTGCCGTCCCACGTGAAGGACCACTACATTCTCTACTGGGAAGGCGAGCTCCAGGGGAAGCAGATCCGAGGGGCGAAGCTCGTGG GAAGAGACCCAGAGAACAACCAGGGGGCCTTGGAGGATTTTAAGACGTTCACAAGAGACCGAGGATTCAACCTGGAGATCTTCACCCTCAAGCAAAGTG GCCAGAAGACCCTGGCTGGCTCCCTGGAGCGGCCCCCACTCCATACCCGTGGGAACCGCACTGAGGCCTGTCTGGCCCCTGCCATCCTCTGTCCCCTGAGGGTCCCCCTGGAACCTGCGAGG gaggggaccTCCAAGTTTGCCACCCTGGAGATGAACCCCAAGAGAGCCCAGAAACGGCCGAAGGAGACG GGCAGCGACTTCTCCTATGTCACCCTCTTCCTGTGCACCTGCCGAGCCTTCACTGCCACCCAGTAG